Proteins from a single region of Pseudomonas sp. BSw22131:
- a CDS encoding glycosyltransferase family 2 protein: MTDDNISESSQATDSTPLVSIIAPCYNAEKYLEVALESIFAQDYGNFEVIIVDDGSTDNSVAMLQALQAKYDFQLYSHPNQGVSATLNHGLKYAKGVYVSTPDLDDIMLPSSVRIRAEYLDEHPDVGCVGALIIYMDSDGRDTKTQKLDGIKALSFDEILGDALVVGAPVSLYRMDALKAANFYDPEIKVQDFQMTLRIAHKGFGVHVLPVSVTRYRRHPNNLSRRYKVLLDADLRTIAPYQAHPAYSRGLTAIINKALKYAVVTDKKYAWSLLRSIPFRQFNKTTFRRFKRLLLHRQSS; this comes from the coding sequence ATGACTGACGATAATATTTCGGAATCTTCGCAAGCAACGGATTCGACTCCTCTCGTGTCGATCATTGCGCCCTGCTACAACGCGGAAAAGTACCTGGAAGTTGCCCTCGAAAGTATCTTCGCTCAGGACTACGGTAACTTTGAAGTCATCATCGTTGACGATGGTTCGACCGATAACAGCGTAGCGATGCTTCAAGCGTTGCAAGCCAAGTACGATTTCCAGCTCTACTCCCATCCCAATCAGGGTGTCAGCGCTACGCTCAACCATGGCCTGAAATACGCCAAGGGCGTATACGTCTCCACGCCTGATCTGGATGACATCATGCTGCCCTCTTCAGTGAGGATTCGTGCCGAGTACCTTGATGAGCACCCTGACGTCGGCTGTGTAGGCGCGCTGATCATTTACATGGACAGCGACGGGCGCGACACAAAAACCCAAAAGCTCGATGGCATCAAAGCGCTTAGTTTCGACGAAATTCTGGGTGACGCGCTGGTGGTCGGTGCCCCGGTATCGTTGTATCGGATGGATGCGCTCAAAGCGGCCAACTTCTACGACCCGGAGATCAAGGTTCAGGATTTCCAGATGACCCTCAGAATCGCCCACAAGGGATTTGGGGTTCATGTTCTGCCGGTGAGTGTCACGCGCTACCGTCGCCATCCCAACAACCTGTCACGCCGTTACAAGGTCTTGCTCGATGCGGACCTGCGCACTATCGCGCCGTATCAAGCGCACCCGGCCTACAGCCGAGGGCTCACCGCGATCATCAACAAAGCTTTGAAGTACGCGGTTGTGACCGACAAGAAATACGCTTGGAGCCTGCTGCGCTCTATTCCGTTTCGTCAGTTCAACAAGACGACATTTCGTCGATTCAAGCGTTTGCTGTTGCACCGTCAAAGCAGTTGA
- a CDS encoding CatB-related O-acetyltransferase, with translation MKFLELLKTRKTRKRLRKLDKLERAPEKIRLRYPDYEVGTGTYGIPEVFEFGDDTILRVGSYTSIASGVRILLGGEHRTDWLTTYPFPAMMKGLEDIKDYAPSKGDVVIGSDCWICADAMILSGVTIGHGAIVAAGAVITRDVAPFAVVGGNPGKFIRWRFDEDVRQRLLSAAWWDWPMEEVKSVARMLSGADIDAFLRYIESRPAVRTGTSSTAQVQA, from the coding sequence ATGAAATTCCTCGAACTCCTCAAAACTCGTAAAACCAGAAAGCGCCTGCGCAAGCTGGATAAGCTGGAGCGGGCGCCCGAAAAGATTCGCCTGCGGTATCCCGACTACGAGGTCGGAACCGGCACGTATGGCATTCCGGAGGTTTTCGAGTTTGGCGACGATACGATCCTGCGGGTAGGCTCCTACACCTCCATAGCATCGGGTGTGCGCATCCTGCTCGGCGGTGAACATCGCACGGACTGGCTCACCACTTACCCATTCCCTGCAATGATGAAAGGCCTGGAAGACATCAAGGATTACGCGCCGAGCAAGGGCGATGTGGTAATCGGCAGCGACTGCTGGATTTGCGCCGATGCGATGATTCTGTCCGGCGTGACCATTGGCCACGGTGCAATTGTTGCTGCTGGTGCAGTGATCACACGCGACGTCGCGCCGTTTGCGGTTGTCGGCGGCAACCCAGGCAAGTTCATCCGTTGGCGCTTCGATGAAGACGTCCGTCAGCGGCTGCTCAGCGCGGCGTGGTGGGATTGGCCAATGGAAGAAGTGAAGTCCGTCGCCCGGATGTTGTCCGGGGCAGACATCGACGCCTTCTTGCGATACATAGAGTCTCGCCCGGCTGTTCGCACAGGCACTTCCTCAACCGCTCAGGTGCAGGCGTAA
- a CDS encoding ATPase, with translation MKTSKSITRAFCVELQTELSVVAARREYFSMEAPRARFHFLCSTEACRERGVKITGVRYNVRPQENPTFVAAHFRANPNYEHEAGCEWVDENAVEAPPTADESPHDSALRKARRKLDDYIDVFDPSIKVKAKSEPAPILVEPARTNAPQQTPDVSEAPRVSKPGETRTNNFERLVDSFRQAQATLTKEEFNLLTLRVPGEGETTLRAYFRHIRFAQPGDERRVLYGGGLVERYGAGFKFKFFDRLQGKLVTLYVSPAQMQAYRSSRYISELLSHADEVRFFTVFALGTLAASPSGKSLSVIIEDLRHLAIVLGPAKAVVDEKTGPQPDTQ, from the coding sequence ATGAAAACCAGCAAAAGCATCACCCGCGCTTTCTGTGTCGAGCTACAGACCGAACTGTCGGTTGTGGCCGCACGCCGGGAATATTTCTCGATGGAGGCGCCGCGTGCCCGCTTTCACTTCTTGTGCTCAACCGAGGCATGTCGTGAGCGCGGCGTGAAGATAACTGGCGTGCGTTACAACGTAAGGCCGCAGGAAAACCCTACCTTTGTGGCGGCGCATTTTCGGGCGAACCCCAATTACGAGCATGAGGCCGGCTGCGAGTGGGTCGACGAAAACGCTGTCGAGGCCCCGCCAACAGCGGACGAGTCGCCACACGACAGTGCTTTGCGCAAGGCCAGGCGCAAGCTGGATGACTACATCGACGTGTTCGATCCATCGATCAAGGTTAAGGCCAAGTCCGAGCCGGCGCCGATACTCGTCGAGCCAGCGCGTACGAACGCTCCACAGCAGACTCCAGACGTTTCCGAAGCGCCACGCGTATCAAAACCCGGCGAAACGCGTACCAACAACTTCGAGCGGCTGGTCGACAGCTTTCGCCAGGCACAGGCCACGCTGACGAAGGAGGAGTTCAACCTGCTGACACTGCGTGTGCCGGGGGAAGGCGAAACCACCCTGCGCGCCTACTTTCGGCATATCAGGTTTGCGCAACCGGGGGATGAACGCCGCGTGCTTTATGGCGGCGGTCTGGTTGAGCGTTACGGGGCGGGCTTCAAATTCAAATTCTTTGATCGGCTACAGGGCAAGCTGGTCACGTTGTACGTGTCGCCGGCGCAGATGCAGGCCTATCGGTCGAGCCGTTATATCAGCGAACTGCTCAGCCACGCCGACGAGGTGCGATTTTTCACGGTGTTCGCGCTGGGGACTCTGGCAGCGAGCCCTTCGGGCAAGAGCCTGAGCGTGATTATTGAAGACTTGCGGCACCTGGCTATCGTTCTCGGCCCGGCAAAGGCGGTTGTCGACGAAAAGACCGGTCCACAGCCCGACACGCAATGA
- a CDS encoding transporter substrate-binding domain-containing protein, producing MNHRLTACLLLGISSTALAQESASHLDKIIEQGQIAVCTTGDYKPYTLLKPDGQYEGIDIELAQSLAQSLGVKVQWVPTTWKTLMPDMVAGKCDIGVGGISVTLERQKKAFFSSTLDIDGKVPLVRCEDQARYQTVEQINQPTVRVIEPQGGTNEAFVHAYLPNAKLEFHDNKTIFQTLLDKQADVMITDASEALYQQKRMPGLCTVNPTKYMQYGEKAYLLPRDDIAWKSYVDQWLKLSKATGAYQKVVGEWLAVPGQL from the coding sequence ATGAACCACCGCCTTACCGCTTGCTTGCTATTGGGGATATCGAGCACTGCCCTCGCCCAGGAATCGGCTTCGCACCTGGACAAGATTATTGAGCAAGGGCAAATCGCGGTATGTACGACCGGCGACTACAAGCCTTACACGCTTCTGAAGCCTGACGGGCAATACGAAGGCATTGACATAGAGCTCGCACAATCATTGGCGCAAAGCCTGGGCGTGAAGGTGCAATGGGTGCCCACCACCTGGAAAACCCTGATGCCGGACATGGTTGCCGGAAAATGTGACATCGGCGTCGGCGGTATCTCGGTAACGCTGGAGCGCCAGAAGAAGGCGTTTTTCAGCAGTACGCTGGACATCGACGGCAAGGTGCCGCTGGTGCGATGTGAAGACCAGGCGCGCTATCAAACCGTTGAGCAGATCAACCAGCCCACGGTGCGCGTGATTGAGCCTCAGGGTGGGACGAATGAGGCCTTCGTGCACGCCTATCTGCCCAATGCAAAACTCGAGTTCCACGACAACAAGACCATCTTTCAAACGCTGCTCGACAAGCAAGCCGACGTGATGATCACCGACGCCTCCGAGGCGCTTTATCAGCAAAAGCGAATGCCGGGGCTGTGTACGGTCAACCCTACCAAGTACATGCAGTACGGCGAAAAAGCCTATCTGCTGCCCCGCGATGACATCGCCTGGAAAAGCTACGTGGATCAGTGGCTGAAGTTGAGCAAAGCAACCGGCGCCTACCAGAAAGTCGTTGGCGAATGGCTCGCAGTACCGGGCCAGTTGTAA
- a CDS encoding DedA family protein, whose product MFEHIDFNYLLATYGYWAVFIGCLLEGETILILGGMAAHQHILNIWPVIAYASIAGMIGDQILFWTGRYFGAKLLPRLHRHEATIKRVSGLIERYPTASIFSVRFLYGMRLVGPMVIGASRLSPIRFSVVNLFGAVVWATIFASAGYWAGEFLEQFFGDLKPYRLPIAVGVLVLGVATAMFRHYRTKAKSQAANAKNQSGPKD is encoded by the coding sequence ATGTTTGAGCACATCGATTTCAACTATCTGCTCGCCACGTACGGCTACTGGGCGGTGTTCATCGGCTGTCTGCTGGAGGGTGAAACCATCCTCATCCTGGGCGGGATGGCTGCGCATCAACACATCCTCAATATCTGGCCAGTGATTGCGTACGCCAGCATCGCGGGGATGATCGGGGACCAGATCCTGTTTTGGACCGGCCGCTATTTCGGCGCGAAGCTGTTGCCGCGCCTGCATCGTCATGAGGCGACCATCAAGCGCGTATCAGGGTTGATCGAGCGCTACCCGACGGCGTCCATTTTTTCGGTGCGGTTCCTCTATGGCATGCGGCTGGTGGGGCCGATGGTGATTGGCGCGAGCCGTCTTTCGCCGATCCGGTTTTCGGTGGTGAATCTGTTCGGTGCAGTGGTGTGGGCGACGATCTTCGCGAGCGCAGGCTACTGGGCTGGCGAGTTTCTGGAGCAGTTTTTCGGCGATCTCAAGCCGTACCGTTTGCCGATCGCGGTAGGCGTTTTGGTTCTAGGGGTGGCAACAGCGATGTTCCGCCACTACAGAACCAAGGCCAAAAGCCAGGCCGCGAACGCCAAGAATCAGTCAGGCCCTAAAGACTGA
- a CDS encoding RNase A-like domain-containing protein → MVDKEEFRIILSVAQMAAILEKESLSAAEISSNRIFGSIRLVGGIVELAGASALCVTPDPTLLTKVGCVAMGVHGADQSSAGLTQIITGSPTDSFAFKTGSSIARSMGASDGVRQFAGLSTEFAIPLATASLFNAFRVSSVQGGKMVLRTGEKLKNAPKKSHGGHTMRDHLDKDIAGLAKRLKKFRNVEVMSTFDNIEIAEWAVRQALNSNRTRIAMYSRAKFLRVNNRLTLKMDLKKDVGWGIARRAPDTPVGMKKIVVVIEFTEYNYMPAYILTSYPIL, encoded by the coding sequence GTGGTTGATAAGGAAGAGTTTCGCATCATTCTGAGCGTGGCTCAGATGGCAGCGATTTTGGAAAAAGAGTCACTTTCAGCTGCTGAAATAAGTTCCAATCGGATTTTTGGAAGTATTCGTTTGGTAGGGGGGATAGTCGAACTTGCTGGAGCCAGCGCTCTCTGCGTAACTCCTGACCCCACCCTGCTAACTAAAGTAGGGTGCGTGGCGATGGGGGTTCACGGGGCTGACCAATCCTCTGCGGGTCTGACACAGATAATAACCGGATCGCCAACTGACTCGTTTGCCTTCAAGACTGGCTCTTCTATTGCAAGGTCAATGGGGGCTTCGGATGGGGTCAGACAGTTCGCTGGGCTATCCACAGAGTTTGCGATTCCGCTTGCTACGGCATCTCTATTCAACGCGTTCAGAGTCTCGTCCGTTCAAGGCGGGAAAATGGTGCTCAGGACCGGTGAGAAGCTCAAGAATGCGCCGAAAAAAAGCCACGGAGGGCATACGATGCGGGACCATCTTGATAAAGATATAGCGGGTCTGGCAAAACGATTGAAAAAATTCCGGAACGTCGAAGTGATGTCGACCTTCGATAATATCGAAATCGCAGAGTGGGCAGTTCGGCAGGCGCTCAATTCGAATAGAACCAGAATAGCGATGTATTCTCGGGCGAAGTTTTTACGCGTCAACAATAGATTGACGTTAAAAATGGATCTGAAAAAAGATGTGGGCTGGGGAATTGCTCGACGAGCACCCGATACTCCTGTTGGGATGAAAAAAATAGTCGTTGTGATAGAGTTCACTGAATATAACTATATGCCTGCATATATTCTGACTTCTTATCCAATTCTCTGA
- the queA gene encoding tRNA preQ1(34) S-adenosylmethionine ribosyltransferase-isomerase QueA, translating to MRVADFTFELPDSLIARHPLAERRSSRLLTLDGLSGALAHRQFTDLLEHLRPGDLMVFNNTRVIPARLFGQKASGGKLEILIERVLDSHRVLAHVRSSKSPKPGSSITIDGGGEAEMLARHDALFELRFAEEVLPLLERVGHMPLPPYIDRPDDDADRERYQTVYAQRAGAVAAPTAGLHFDQAMMDAIAQKGVETAFVTLHVGAGTFQPVRVERLEDHHMHNEWLEVSQEVVDAVAACRVRGGRVIAVGTTSVRSLESAARDGVLKPFSGDTDIFIFPGRPFHVVDALVTNFHLPESTLLMLVSAFAGYPETMAAYAAAVENGYRFFSYGDAMFITRNPAPTAPEGSDPERSAPEDQA from the coding sequence ATGCGCGTTGCTGACTTTACCTTCGAGCTCCCTGATTCCCTGATCGCTCGCCACCCTTTGGCCGAGCGACGCAGTAGCCGTTTGCTGACCCTTGACGGGCTGAGCGGCGCGCTGGCACACCGTCAATTCACTGATTTGCTGGAGCATCTTCGCCCCGGCGACTTGATGGTATTCAACAATACCCGCGTGATTCCTGCACGCCTGTTCGGCCAGAAGGCGTCGGGCGGCAAGCTGGAAATCCTCATCGAACGCGTGCTGGACAGCCATCGTGTGCTGGCGCATGTGCGCTCGAGCAAATCCCCCAAGCCTGGTTCGTCGATCACTATCGATGGCGGCGGTGAGGCCGAGATGCTGGCGCGCCATGACGCGCTGTTCGAGCTGCGTTTCGCCGAAGAAGTCCTGCCGCTGCTTGAGCGTGTCGGGCACATGCCACTGCCTCCTTATATAGACCGTCCGGATGATGACGCGGATCGCGAGCGCTATCAGACCGTTTATGCGCAGCGGGCCGGTGCTGTGGCGGCGCCTACGGCAGGGCTGCATTTCGATCAGGCGATGATGGACGCCATCGCACAGAAGGGCGTCGAGACGGCGTTCGTCACACTGCATGTCGGCGCCGGTACCTTTCAGCCGGTACGTGTGGAGCGTCTTGAAGACCACCACATGCACAACGAATGGCTCGAAGTGAGCCAGGAAGTGGTGGATGCCGTGGCTGCCTGCCGTGTGCGCGGCGGTCGGGTGATTGCCGTCGGGACCACCAGCGTGCGCTCCCTTGAAAGTGCTGCCCGCGATGGCGTGCTCAAGCCTTTCAGCGGCGACACCGATATTTTTATTTTCCCGGGCCGGCCGTTTCATGTGGTCGACGCGCTGGTGACCAATTTTCATTTGCCCGAATCCACGCTGCTGATGCTGGTTTCGGCGTTCGCCGGTTACCCGGAAACCATGGCGGCCTACGCGGCAGCGGTGGAAAACGGCTACCGCTTCTTCAGTTACGGTGATGCGATGTTCATCACCCGCAATCCTGCGCCGACTGCTCCCGAGGGATCAGATCCCGAGCGCTCGGCCCCAGAGGATCAAGCATGA
- the tgt gene encoding tRNA guanosine(34) transglycosylase Tgt gives MSFELLATDGKARRGRLTFPRGVVETPAFMPVGTYGTVKGMLPRDIVATGAQMILGNTFHLWLRPGTEVIKRHGDLHDFMQWSGPILTDSGGFQVFSLGAMRKIKEEGVTFASPVDGAKVFMGPEESMQVQRDLGSDIVMIFDECTPYPADEDVARISMELSLRWARRSKVAHGENTAALFGIVQGGMHEDLRMRSLEGLDEIGFDGLAIGGLSVGEPKHEMLKVLDYLPGRMPADKPRYLMGVGKPEDLVEGVRRGVDMFDCVMPTRNARNGHLFIDTGVLKIRNAFHRHDDSPLDPTCDCYTCQNFSRAYLHHLDKCGEMLGSMLNTIHNLRHYQLLMAGLREAIQQGTLAAFVDAFYAKRGLATPPLD, from the coding sequence ATGTCTTTCGAGCTGTTAGCCACCGATGGCAAGGCTCGTCGTGGTCGCCTGACCTTTCCGCGTGGCGTGGTCGAAACCCCGGCATTCATGCCAGTGGGCACCTATGGCACGGTCAAAGGCATGCTGCCCCGGGATATCGTGGCGACGGGCGCGCAGATGATCCTGGGCAACACCTTTCACCTTTGGCTGCGTCCGGGCACCGAAGTGATCAAGCGTCACGGCGACCTGCACGACTTCATGCAGTGGAGCGGCCCGATTCTCACTGACTCCGGCGGCTTTCAGGTATTCAGCCTCGGCGCGATGCGCAAAATCAAGGAAGAGGGCGTCACGTTCGCCTCGCCCGTCGATGGCGCGAAGGTATTCATGGGGCCTGAGGAGTCGATGCAGGTCCAGCGCGATCTGGGTTCTGACATCGTGATGATCTTCGACGAATGCACCCCGTACCCCGCCGACGAAGACGTCGCGCGCATCTCCATGGAGTTGTCGTTGCGCTGGGCCAGACGCTCGAAGGTTGCGCATGGTGAGAACACTGCCGCGCTGTTCGGCATCGTTCAGGGCGGTATGCACGAAGACTTGCGCATGCGCTCGCTCGAAGGCCTTGACGAAATCGGCTTTGACGGCCTGGCGATTGGCGGCCTGTCGGTGGGTGAGCCCAAGCATGAAATGCTCAAGGTGCTGGACTACCTGCCAGGCCGTATGCCGGCTGACAAACCTCGTTACCTTATGGGGGTAGGCAAGCCTGAGGACCTGGTCGAAGGTGTGCGCCGCGGAGTCGATATGTTCGACTGCGTGATGCCGACCCGCAATGCTCGCAACGGCCATCTGTTCATCGATACCGGTGTTCTGAAAATCCGTAACGCGTTCCACCGCCACGATGATTCGCCGCTGGATCCAACGTGCGATTGCTACACCTGCCAGAACTTCTCCCGCGCCTATCTCCATCATCTGGACAAGTGCGGCGAAATGCTGGGAAGCATGCTTAATACGATCCACAATTTGCGCCATTACCAGCTGCTTATGGCTGGTTTGCGCGAGGCTATTCAACAGGGTACATTGGCCGCCTTTGTCGACGCCTTCTATGCCAAGCGCGGGCTTGCAACGCCGCCTCTGGACTGA
- the yajC gene encoding preprotein translocase subunit YajC, producing MSFFISSAFADAAAPAAGPMGGGFEWIFLVGFLVIFYLMIWRPQAKRAKEQKNLLGNLQKGDEVVTSGGIAGKINKVTDDFVVIEVSDTVELKIQKGAIAATLPKGTLKAI from the coding sequence ATGAGCTTTTTCATCTCTTCCGCTTTCGCGGACGCTGCTGCACCTGCCGCAGGCCCTATGGGTGGTGGCTTTGAGTGGATCTTCCTGGTCGGCTTCCTGGTCATCTTCTATCTGATGATCTGGCGTCCACAGGCCAAGCGTGCCAAAGAGCAAAAAAACCTGCTCGGCAACTTGCAGAAAGGCGATGAAGTTGTAACTTCCGGCGGCATCGCCGGCAAGATCAACAAAGTGACCGACGACTTCGTTGTTATTGAAGTATCCGACACTGTCGAATTGAAGATCCAGAAGGGCGCCATCGCTGCAACTCTGCCCAAGGGCACTCTGAAAGCCATCTGA
- the secD gene encoding protein translocase subunit SecD, whose amino-acid sequence MLNKYPLWKYILILAVLVVGFIYSAPNLYPDDAAIQVTGASTALQVNQADLDRVSKALTDAGIAVKGVSLAENGKGGLLRLTKQEDQLPAKDVARKALGDDYVVALNLAQTTPKWLRGIGASPMKLGLDLSGGVHFLLEVDMDKALSARLNVYEGEVKSLLRKEKLRYRSLPQIDGGIQLGFSDADAREQARALIRKNFTDFEITPSDRGEMPILRLAMTPAKIAEIREYSIKQNLTTVRNRVNELGVAEPLVQRQGANRIVVELPGVQDTAEAKRILGKTANLEFRLGAGPDDSKATTEMFEFREGGRPAAPVERNLIITGDQVTDAKASFDEHGRPQVNINLDGHGGDLMSRATRANVGRSMAVIFIEQKPLTTYTKQMVNGVEKDVPVQTFKEEKKIISLATIQSPLGAQFRITGLNGQGEASELALLLRAGGLAAPMYFAEERTIGPSLGADNITKGVDASLWGMLFVSIFIIAIYRFFGVIATVALALNMVMLLALMSLLGATLTLPGIAGIVLTMGMAVDANVLIFSRIREELANGMTVQRAINEGFDRAYTAILDANLTTLLVGGILFAMGTGPVKGFAVTMSLGIFTSMFTAIMVTRAMVNLIYGGRDFKKLWI is encoded by the coding sequence ATGTTGAACAAATACCCTCTGTGGAAATACATCCTGATCCTGGCTGTGCTGGTGGTTGGCTTTATATATTCCGCACCCAATCTCTACCCTGATGACGCGGCCATTCAGGTCACCGGCGCTAGCACTGCGCTGCAAGTCAATCAGGCTGATCTGGATCGCGTAAGCAAGGCGCTTACCGATGCTGGCATCGCGGTCAAGGGCGTGTCTCTGGCCGAGAATGGCAAGGGCGGTTTGTTGCGTCTGACCAAACAGGAAGACCAACTGCCAGCCAAAGACGTCGCTCGCAAGGCATTGGGTGACGACTATGTCGTAGCGCTCAACCTCGCCCAGACGACGCCCAAGTGGCTGCGTGGTATTGGCGCCAGCCCGATGAAGCTTGGTCTGGACTTGTCCGGCGGTGTGCACTTTCTGCTCGAAGTGGACATGGACAAAGCGCTCAGCGCACGTCTGAATGTCTATGAAGGCGAAGTGAAAAGCCTGCTGCGCAAAGAGAAGCTGCGTTATCGCAGTCTGCCGCAAATCGATGGCGGCATTCAGCTGGGTTTCAGCGATGCTGACGCCCGCGAACAAGCCCGTGCCTTGATCCGCAAGAACTTCACCGATTTTGAAATTACCCCATCGGATCGCGGCGAAATGCCGATCCTGCGCCTGGCGATGACGCCGGCCAAGATTGCTGAAATTCGCGAATACTCAATCAAGCAAAACCTGACGACTGTACGTAACCGGGTCAACGAGCTGGGTGTTGCCGAGCCACTGGTTCAGCGCCAGGGCGCCAACCGCATCGTGGTCGAACTTCCGGGCGTGCAGGACACCGCAGAAGCCAAACGTATTCTCGGCAAAACCGCCAACCTTGAGTTCCGTCTGGGCGCTGGTCCAGACGACAGCAAGGCCACGACCGAGATGTTCGAGTTCCGTGAAGGCGGTCGTCCTGCTGCTCCGGTCGAGCGTAACCTGATCATCACGGGTGACCAGGTCACCGATGCCAAGGCGAGCTTCGACGAGCATGGCCGTCCACAGGTGAACATCAATCTTGATGGTCACGGTGGCGATCTGATGAGTCGCGCTACTCGCGCCAACGTCGGTCGTAGCATGGCGGTGATCTTCATCGAGCAGAAGCCGCTCACCACGTACACCAAACAAATGGTTAACGGCGTCGAGAAAGACGTTCCGGTCCAGACCTTCAAGGAAGAGAAAAAAATCATCAGCCTGGCGACCATTCAGTCGCCGCTCGGTGCGCAATTCCGTATCACTGGCCTGAACGGTCAGGGCGAAGCTTCCGAGCTGGCTCTGCTGTTGCGCGCAGGTGGTCTGGCGGCGCCGATGTACTTTGCTGAAGAACGCACCATCGGTCCGAGCCTGGGTGCCGACAACATCACCAAAGGTGTCGATGCGTCGCTGTGGGGCATGCTGTTCGTGTCGATTTTCATCATTGCCATCTACCGTTTCTTCGGTGTGATTGCGACGGTGGCACTGGCGCTGAACATGGTCATGCTGCTGGCGTTGATGTCCTTGCTGGGGGCCACGCTGACCTTGCCGGGTATCGCCGGTATCGTGTTGACGATGGGGATGGCGGTCGACGCCAACGTGCTGATCTTCTCCCGGATTCGTGAGGAGCTCGCCAATGGCATGACCGTACAGCGAGCAATCAACGAAGGTTTCGACCGCGCCTACACGGCGATCCTCGACGCCAACCTGACGACGCTGCTGGTCGGCGGTATTCTCTTTGCGATGGGCACTGGCCCGGTCAAAGGTTTCGCCGTGACCATGTCGCTCGGGATATTTACCTCGATGTTCACAGCCATCATGGTGACCCGCGCAATGGTCAACCTGATCTATGGCGGTCGTGACTTCAAGAAGTTGTGGATTTAA
- the secF gene encoding protein translocase subunit SecF: protein MKRTINFMGVRNVAFAVTMLLTALALFSWFHKGLNFGLDFTGGTLIELTYERPADLGKVREELASAGYHEAVVQSFGATTDLLVRMPGEDPQLGTQVAEALRKNGADNPATVKRVEFVGPQVGEELRDQGGIGMLLALGGVLIYLAFRFQWKFAVGAIISLIHDVVVTMGILSFFQVTFDLTVLAAVLAIIGYSLNDTIVVFDRVRENFRLLRKASLIENINISTTQTLLRTMATSISTLLAIVALWVFGGDSLHGFSVALFIGVLAGTYSSIYIANVVLIWLNLRSEDLLPPVTTEKVDDLP from the coding sequence ATGAAACGTACCATCAACTTCATGGGCGTTCGCAACGTTGCGTTCGCCGTCACCATGCTCCTTACCGCGCTGGCGCTGTTTAGCTGGTTCCATAAAGGGCTTAACTTTGGTCTGGACTTTACCGGCGGTACGCTGATCGAGTTGACCTACGAGCGTCCTGCCGATCTGGGCAAGGTGCGTGAAGAACTGGCTTCAGCCGGTTATCACGAAGCGGTCGTGCAGAGTTTCGGCGCGACGACTGATCTGCTGGTGCGTATGCCTGGCGAAGATCCGCAACTGGGTACTCAGGTTGCTGAAGCGCTGCGCAAAAACGGCGCGGATAACCCGGCAACCGTGAAGCGCGTAGAGTTCGTCGGCCCTCAGGTCGGTGAGGAGCTGCGAGATCAAGGCGGCATCGGCATGTTGCTCGCCCTCGGCGGTGTTCTGATCTACCTGGCGTTTCGCTTCCAGTGGAAGTTTGCGGTGGGTGCGATCATTTCGCTGATTCACGATGTGGTTGTGACGATGGGTATCCTGTCGTTCTTCCAGGTGACATTCGACCTGACGGTACTCGCGGCAGTATTGGCGATCATTGGTTACTCACTGAACGACACCATTGTTGTGTTCGACCGGGTTCGTGAGAACTTCCGGTTGCTGCGCAAGGCGTCGCTGATCGAGAACATCAACATCTCCACGACGCAGACGCTGTTACGGACCATGGCAACCTCGATCTCCACCTTGCTGGCGATCGTGGCGTTGTGGGTTTTCGGTGGCGATAGCCTGCATGGCTTCTCTGTGGCGCTGTTCATCGGCGTTCTGGCGGGTACTTACTCCTCGATCTACATCGCGAACGTGGTGTTGATCTGGCTGAACCTGCGCAGTGAGGATTTGCTGCCTCCAGTTACGACTGAAAAAGTGGACGATCTTCCGTAG